GCAGCCTTCATCCGGGCAATGAGAGCGATCGTGAGTTTCCAACCGGTTCGTTACTGCTCGATCATTTGTACCGTGAGCTGATTCAGATTACGCAGCCGAGCGTAAGCGTCTTCCTGCTGGCAACGCTGAGACGCTGCTGTCTCGAGTATTTTGCGATCTTTCAACGATGGTTGTTTCACGGCCAGCTGCACGATCCTTCCGGTGAGCTGTTTGTGCTCTTCGTCGACCATTACCGTTCGAATACGAAGCATTTCTTCGACAAGGCGTATTTTATTCGGCGGAAAAGTGTGCCTGGCTTTCTTAAGGGATACGCTGAGGACATCCTACTGTGCGGAAAGTACGTCATGCTGCTGAGAGCATTCCGACCATTGGTGAGAAATATTGTCATTTAGTCTAAATAGTTCATTGTTTGCTATCGATATTCTGAACGTAATTATACAATTTCCTTTCAGCATCCATTATTCACTCTTCGTCATCCAGAATTGAACGTTTGTTTGTCCTTTGACGAAATCTCAAAATTGCGCTCGAAATGGTTGCGGTACGTTGCACAAGCACGGCAACTCTGCGGACCAGCCGTTTCCGTGCGTGAACTGTACGAAACGAAACAGAGCGAACGGGTCGAATTTTATCGCCTGGTCGAGGAAAACTTCCGCACCTACATGGACCAGTGGCGGGTGGAACAGGAAACGGAAGCGCAAGAACAGAAGCGACGGAAGCAAAAGCAGATGGAAGATTTATTGGATCACTTGAACGAGATTCGTGAAAACAAACTCATGGCCAAGCGGAAAGAACTGCAAGACGAGTTGCAACTCGAGCAGGATCGGCTAGAGATGGAAAATAAGCAACTATTGCGTGAAAACCTGGAGCTAACCGATCGTGTAAAGAAGTACACGGCACTGAATACCATGATGGACGCAAAGCAGGTGGGATTGCAAGCTGCCACGGTGGAACTGAATATTGTGCCCGTGGTTACAATCACTACGGATGGGACGGATGGAGCGAGCGATGAACCACCGTTTCAGAGTTGCCGTGATAGCCGTGCCAGTACGGCAAGCGTTTCCATTTATGAAGATGCTCAGAAATCACCATCGCTGAGTGTGGATTCATCCCCGTACGGTGCGGACAGTACGAGCAGCTGCAGTTCGGCTGCCAAAGGGGATCTTTCAACTTCCGGCGCAGAGTATCACGATTGTACGGTCGTTGAGGGTCCGATTGTTCCAAAGCTTGACACAGCAACGTCAACAATGCTGGATAGTGACCGCATTAATTGCAACCTCCCAATGGTAGAGACTGCAATGAGCGAAGGTGAAAGAAACCGAGCGAAAGTACTGGGATCAACGGTGGGTGCATATCTGAATGAGGACCATGCTAACGCGAACGTAGAGCAGCTTGTAGTAGCAACGGCAAGTGCTGGATTACGCAAGCTGACTGAGGCGCAACGtaacaaattgaaaatattatccCAAGAGTTCGAAATTGCTCCACCGGAAGATGCAATCGGCATGGACGTTAATAGCAACCGGTTGGCCGAACGGCGCAAAAATCGAGAACGCATACTGATCAGTGACTACACGAGTCGCGTGGAGACAAATGTCGGGCCACCGGTCGGCCAAGGTGAGGGGCAAGAGCTGACGGAACTGCAGAAAAATCGACGCAAAATTATGAGTCAAGAATATAATTTGCTCACCGATCGCGGCGCACCAGATGGTACGATCGGACGTGACCCAAATCAGAAGCCCACGATGTATTTGAATCTTGATTCGGATCGCGCTAGGAACCGTCGCCGTATATTAGAGTCGGAGTTTAACATCGCGACCGGTGCGGAAAACTTTCCCGCCTCACCAATGTCGGTCGATAGTGATACGGTCGACGAATCGACAAGTCCTTCGGTTGCGATGATCGCCGGTACAGAGCCCGAATTGCAGCAGGATGTTAATGCCAATCCGGTCACGCAAAAAGTTGGTGGTTTGAAGCTGGACGTACTGGCAGCGGCTGATGCTGCAGAAAGGTTTGCTATTGACAGACGCTTTGGTATACCGGATACGGCTGCACTGGCACTCGAGACACCGGTCAGTGCGATGAAAGCGACCGGTGAACCGGCAGATGGGCTTGACGGTGGGTTTGATTTTACCCGTGCGAAAGCATTGGAAAGAAGGGAAGGATCGAGTGCTTGTACGAGTTTAGTTCCAGCTTCGGCGGTTGTTAGTACAGAAGAGCCACAAGTAGAGGAGGAAGACGACGAAATTTACCGTGAATTTGTCCTTGCGATGAAGAAACAAAGTGCAAACTTCTGTCGCTTAGCAATACCTTCCACGGAGGAATCCGAACCGGAGCGGGATTCCAAGGGTGAAGCGCTTGAAAATGAGCTAAACAGTGTGGATGTGCTTACCATTACGCGCTTCCTGCAGTACTCGTTGGTAATACCGCTGAAAGCCCACATGGAGATAGTGAACAATGAGATATTGAAGATGTATCTGTACGATCTGGACATACTGGGCCATTTCGAAAGTCTGCGTAACTACTTCCTGCTGATGGATGGTGAATTTTCGACCCACATCTgtgacaatttgtttaaccGGTTGGAAACAGTAAGAACTCCGGAGGAACTGCTTAACTACCAGACGCTTCACTCCATACTGGACGGTGCACTGTACTCGAGCAATGCTGGAACCGATGGCAACGCCAACCGTCTATCGTTCATTGTGTCTCAGGTGCCGGAAAAGTTTGATCTATACTCGCCGAACGTGTTTAGCATGCTGAATCTAAGCTATCGCGTCGAATGGCCCCTTAACTTGATCTTCTCGATGGAAACGATCGAACAGTACACGAACGTGTTTAAGTACTTGGTTAAGGTGCGCCGGGTGAGTTACGTGCTGGAGGATTCCTTTCAACTGCTGAAGGAAGCTAGCAAGCGCGTGGGAAAACCTTTGCTCCATTCCCCACAGTACGCACGCGTACAGCTTATTCGGCACAAGCTGTCCCATCTGGTGAACGCACTCAAGAATTACATCACCAGCAGTGCACTGCACGCATCCTGGGAGGCGTTCCGGGAGGATCTGCAAGATTCCACCGAAACCATGGAAGATCTGTTCCGGAAGCACCGTACATATCTGAAGCGGGTGATTTTCCTGTGTCTGCTGAACCGAAGGAGCATCGAGTTTTATAACAACATCGAGCAGATCTTTCGCGTTGTGCTTCGGTTCTATCGCCATCTGCGTTCGAAGGAGTGGCGCTTGCAGGAACCACCGGTTACTGGCGGCATGCAGTATTACGTACATCCACGCTACCGACAGATTCTGGATGATGAGCTGGACTTTGAGAAGCTGATCAAGTACACCATCTTCCTGGGCAACAAGATGTACGACCATGGGTATCAGAAGGAAATATCCGAGTTCCTGCATGTTATCAATATTAATGGTTATTACGATGATGTGAAGCCTGTTGTTAGTTAATTGTTGTACAACTTGTGTCCGTACTTGGTTTTCCATTCTTCCACCGATAACTGAGGGTGTCAAAAGAGATCTGAAATGTTAGTTAggcaaaaaaacactaaaaatcCTGTAAATATATAGTATTTTTGTCATCTTCCAGCATTCGTCTGTCAACGTTCAGGAAGCAGTAGCTTGAATCGGAGAAAAAGATCTATTTTGCTTAGGATTAGTAAACAAATTTCATTACTGTTACTGTTTGTAATTTGTGTATTTATATGtacagaaataaattaaatgttcaCGTGTACTACGTATCTCAACGTATTGGTAGGGTTATATCAGGTCGAAGAGTGGTTTAATAGTGCTAGTGGAATCTGAAGTAGCTGACCCGGGGAATCCCGCACTATTCATCAGACGGACGATGGTTTACAAACGCTGAAGGCAACCATATCCAGCCTCCTCTTACGTGTTCGTCTTTTGAAGATAACCTCCCAGTTAAAGAAGGCCTTAAAAATGCTATCACCGAGGACTTGCGTCAGGGCGTCGAGCTCTGCAGTGTTCTAGCGATGATTAGAAGCAGATACTTTGGGGATCGGGATGGGGTTTGCGGTATTCCTACGAGAAAAATGCTTACCAGAGGTTCGTGTTTCTTCGAATTGGAAATTAATGAGGCAAAAGCCAAAATAGTGGCGACGCCATCAGCGCCAATAGATGTCAACCCACTCAGGAGTACTGTTCAGATAAGTGAGCGCACTAGTGTGATGttaaatgaatcttttgggaagagtcattcatatgaatcttctAGGGAGGAGAAATCAGGAAtcgaatctcaaaagagtcagagcagtggaggatcCCAAGCCCATTGAAGGCCTTAAATGAAATGGtagtttggtaaaatagaTGTCCGGTAGGAGTGAGAGACAGTGTCCATAACGGACAAGCTCCTTGCAGGTGAATAGTCTGggatctttgaggattcatctgaatcagatttacCCGTTCGCAACCAACTCGGATCTATGTTCAGCTGATCGTGTGAACTTCAACTAACCCTGCAATACATTAcgcaattttaaaaatatagcTGACACACTGTTCTTATCAAAACACATCGTGCAGTGGTACATTTACACAGCAAACTGTACCAATGATGGCATTCCCTCGATAGTACAAATTACATGCATTGCAGTGCAAATTTCCGGTAGATTTGCATCGTTACGCTTCCGTCCGTACGGACGCACGTGTACGGGCATGCTCCGCCGTTGTGGAATTCACCATGAAACACTTTCATTTCAGATGAATTTCATTCTCCTAAATACGCCTTCATGATGATGTTTGGAGGGGTTGGAGGCTTAACAGCTCCACCAGAAGATGATTACAGCATCGTAAAGTTAACGGCTCTACGGGGGCTAGGGAAGATGAAAAACCTACGAAGCATGTTAATGTCCGCAGTGACCTAACGGTTATTACTTTTTCCCATTCTTTTCCCATTCGGTGCCCTTCCACCAGTACCTGGCGTGACGTTTCACTTTCGATTGGTCCGGCGTGTCCAGCGTGTGCATCCGTTCCGTTCGATGCTCGCTGCTGACCATGAACCTCTGAGgcgcaccaccatcaccacgcTTCTTGTCTGAGAATATGGCGGAACGCCACTGCCCGCCGTACTGCCGGGAACGTGCACACATTCCCTTTCGTTTGCCTGATGGTTCGATTCTGGCTTCACTTTCGTGATTGGAACATCTATAAACGGCCCCCGTCCCGTTCGGACGAACTGTACACGCCGAAGCGGTCGAAGTGGTCGAACAGGTTCCGGTGGGACTCGGGGCCGAATCGTCGTCAAACAGACCTTGAGCGCTACACAATACCGTTAGTAGTAGAGGCACGTTGTAGCGTTTTGTTATGATTTCGATAGTGCATTCGGCGTGGATGGAGAACAAGAGGATAGCTGGTATATAATGAATGTTAGCTTTAAGGGATCCAAGAGCGGGTTCGGTTCACCGGTGACGAGCGCGTTTGCCCTTTCGTGACGCATTCACCTTCAACCGAGCCGAGCAGTTGTGCGTTTTCACTTCGGaatattttactattttaataTCAGTTCATCTGAATACGGTAGAGATAATTTCTGACGCTGTTAAGATATCTCTATTGCGGATGGGGGACTGCAGCTAAGATTAACGTAAATCGCCGTTTCGTGatcattttcatttgaatAAGTCCCTGCTTTCTAACGAGTATTATTAAACAATCTTGACCGGTCTTTTTAAATGGACAATTTGTAAGTAATCCTTAACTCTTTTGCTGTCTtgtattgtttatttgctGTAACATAAATATCATTCGTACTCGCACAGCTGCACAGATCGAATCGTAGATCGTGATCATTAGCTTTCCATCCCTTTACACTCGCGGTTTAGCATACCCCCCACAGCCCTGAGCATCGCTGAGGTCATTATCGTGCCAAAGGTGCAGCAAATGGGGCTTGTTCGACCGAGCACTTCGACTGTTGCACCCCGACTCCAACAATCAGCAGCTGACAAACTCCATACCGGCATGaagcaatgcaaaactaacgaCAAACTGCAGGAAAAGGGCATCCGATTGGTAATAATTATGTGCTCATCGCTACCCACCGTTCCATCGGAAGGTGATATTAGCCGTACTGTTGAGTACATTTTTTGCCTATCGGTACAGCGTTTTTCTGGCTGACTTCCTCCAAGGACGATCGATCAATCTTGTTAAACTCATTAGCCAGCCGGTGCAGAGTGAGTATGCATCGCATGGAAGGGCTCATCGATGGAGATTAAGACATTATTGGTTGTTGaggtttttttggttgtttgggTGTGATGAACTTTTTGCAGTTGAGTTTTATCATCGGCAATTTGAAACATAACTCAGTAACTTTAAAAGAGATACGTAGTTGAATCTTGATTGAAGTGTGCATTAATTCttgcatttaattattaataaatagTAAATATAATATGGGAGTTATTCACCAACTCCTCTAAAAGTAATCTAATATCTTATATAAATGAAAGGAATTTAATTGTTCGATCATCATCCAAATGTTAGTATGGTGAACTTCATGGCGGGTCGTCAATAACGTATAGCGTTATTACGGTTCATTGGAAGCTCTTATTCCCACATTAATACAAGGACTAAAGTTCTTGTTACATCTGAATTAACTGTTAGAGCGTCAATTAGAATATCCCTAAAACTATAGGGATTAATTCTAGAGATGTGTTTAGTAATCGTAGATGTAAACTAATCTTCGTGATGACTTTCCTGTTTGCTTTTTAACTTAACTCAGAGTATTTTTGGGGAGCTTAGTATCTCAAAGCTCATCTTAAGGAGGATCGTAAGGAAGGATGTAGAGGAGTTCTACTAGCTTGACACGATCGTAACTTCGGATAACATCCTAAGCAACGAAAACCGCAAGGGCATTGTAATAGGGAATCATGCCTACTTACGCTCCACAAACTCCTGAGATCCAGAAGACTTCAACAAGACGTCCAGTGACTACTGGATTGGTCTTGAACGCTTCGAAACATTAGTGGCATTTAAAAATATGATGCTCAATTCTCCAATATTGTTGAGGATCTTGTGGATTTTTGTCCTGGTGTATAGTGATGTACTACTGATGTATGAAAACGAAAATACTAGTGAATTTCTCAAGACTCTATTGTAGTCCCGTGCATTACAAATGAAATTCCTTGAAGATCTTTATGCATCCAAGTATGCTGATCCCTTATAGCTTAGGGATTCCTTCATCAATCACACCATTATTCTTTCGAACACTTTGAATGATACCTGTAGATGAGAGCTTCCCGAATTGAAATTGTGGAGCATGTACAACAGCACTGATCTCTTCTACTTCTTCTTTATAGACACGAAAACCTCAAGAGATCTGGGCCTGTCATTCTCTCTGACTTAATATTAGCTGGATGGTCAATCCTGCGTACGGcgggttttatgtttttatgtgttataAAATAGTGCATCAAATCTTAAAGGTACCTGCTTTAAAGTACTTTATACACTTAATTTTCCTATCTGCATTGAAATAAGGTACTAGTGGAACATGCCTCCCATATACAGGATAATATATTACTACTAGTTTACTATACATTTGCATCTGCTAGTAGTCACTGAATATGTGTAACATGTACAAGTTATATTATTATAAAGAATATACAATCGATGTactaaaaaaatgtaaaatgctAGCAGTAAAATTAGTATCGATTTAAAATAAGTAATGCGTCACGTGCCCTAATTCTAAAACAAATCTCTTCGCGGGACCTATTGGGAAAAAATGCATTGttctgacaaaaaaaaaaccagatgCACTCAGAAAATCATACGTTGTACATTACCATTTGATCCCTATTGTCAGCAAACTTCCATAATCAAATTTTCTGTCCGTTCATTTCTCACGCGGTCTCACCTTCATTGGCAGGGCCCGTGAGTCAGAACACATTCAGACGAACCGGCAGCAAAAGGGTCGGTTTTTTTTACGGAGGCCAGCCCGGTTCAACCTTTTCGCCACCGTCAGCATCGGAGCAAATGCGAACTGTTGACGATGTTATCTACGCTTCGCAAACGACCGGAACTTGACCCGCAAGCTTGTGCCGTGGGGACGAAAGGTGCGATAAGCGAGTGGTGGCGCGACTGTGGTACCACAAACGTGTTTCACACATCCCGCGAAACGACTTCCTCGTCGCGGTTTGCAAGCCGAGACATATATATATACGTGAAGCATCGTATTTATTATTGCAACTAATGTCCGCAAATTATGGAGCCGTGCATATATTCCCCTTTTTGCCAGCTAAGCAACTTTGGCGCCGCAACTCGCCATGTGGCAAGCTGATAAGGGTTGGGTTTGGTTTTCGCGAAGACCCGCTGACACGCTGCGTTTATGCATTGTGGATGTAGCCATATATTGCAACGCTATGTgtgagtgcgtatgatgtgattGTGATGACACAGCATTACGATGACCTTGTGGGTATGGATATAATTTCGATGAAGCCGTGACCACTGGGCGGAATGTGGAAAACTGCAACGATAACAAACTTAAACATTCTACGAACCGAACGCATATGGTGTTGCAAATCATTGCTACATAACAACCGTTAATCAGTTACCAATTGTTCTGAGAAATAAActgtataaataaataaattaccaaataaataataaacacctaaagcaaatcaattaataatttaaaaaaattaattgaaattaacaaaataaataataattgtagTACATTTGGTAGTGCATTAGTTCAGAAAGAACAAGACTATTTAAGGATACTCGGTTTATGATTATCAGTCTTTGAAGTCTTTGTCCCACAGAACATCGGACTCAAGAACCTCTTTTATAAAGGATACACTTCTGTTTGGTCAGTCTGACAATAGCCATTTCTTAAGACTAGAATGCAGATTTGCTATGTGCTCTAATAAACCTCTTACGCAGCTATAAGTACTAGAAGATATCTTGTGGCGATACGGTGGTGTGTTTGGTAATGGCGCAGGTTTTCAAACGACTGGACCATCATCCCAATTCGAACCAATTCGGAACCTCAATACGGAAAGCCGAATAtccggctacgggtaaataaagtcaaagaaggATAGAAATGGCAGTTCTGGACAAGACAACCTCTTGAGGTTGACGTGCCGATAATGTAGAAGTAGAAGACATCAGTGCTGACCACATACTCCACAATTCCAATTCGGGAAGCTCTCATCTACAGTTTGAATAGCGTCATTCAAAGCGTTGGAAAGAATAATGGTGTAATTGATGAAGGAATCCCTAAGCTATAAGGGATCAGCAtacttggatgcatcaagATCTTCAAGGAATTCCATTTGTAAGGCACAGAGCCACAATAGTGCCTTCAGAAATCCACTAGTATCTTCGTTTTCGAACATTCTTCCATGGAGTTTGACCCATGTTAGGCTATAATCGCTTTCCGATCTTGGCTTACAGCTGGAGTCCTCGATATCGCTCACGATCGAGCGCCGTCATCTGTCAATTCCTTATCCCGGTCTGTCTTGGGTACTAATAAACGCCATCATTCCATCCTAATTTCGACCTACCATGCACTACCTCTGCCATGTCGGCAACCTAAAAGGTGGTCCGGTGTTATTTTCATGACGTGACAAGCCCACCAGAGCCTTGTGAATCTAATTAGTACGGTAATGAGTTAGTCGTAAGTTCATAGAGTTAAACATCTCTCCGTTTGTCAGGTGTAAGAACTTTGAAGCTTTCTATTAGTCGAGATCACTTTTATGGAACACATAAAACGTAGTTTTGGGCTACTAATTTGGTTTCTGCTGATTTGATACAACAAGACTATAAAAAGAAGTTTATagatgcaaaaataaacaaattaatgatgactctaaaattaattaataacatCGTGTAAAAATATTTCAGACATGTGAGTCACTGTGTCTCAATATTACAACACATAATAACATACTGTTATTCTAGATTCTAGATACTAAAACTCCACCCGAATTCCTCCACAATTCAATGATCACCTCCTGCCCCTGCTGCCAGCAGGTCTTAATCCCAGTATCTTATCTCAAACGACCATTCATCGCTGATGATACATTTTCCTGCCGCAGTCGATAGTAAAACCGAACGGgcgagcaaaagcaaaactgaAAAGAAAACTGCACACTGCACACGCAGCCATGCATCACTTTTCATGATCACCATGATCAACATGTTTTCGCTTTCCGCCACAATCTCACACATGCAGGCACGCAACATTATCCAAGCCCATCGGAGGCCCCGTGTGGAGTTTCGTAATTTGTGGCCGCCGGAAGGTTCGCCGGAGGGTCGCTACAACATCGGGCCCATTACATGTGTTCGAAAACTGGACGTATGTAACTTGCCTCCTACCGGTTCACAAAACCAACCCAAAAACCCCACCGCCGGAGCATACCCGCGCATATGGCGGCAAATTGCAACGCTGTGATCACTTGCCGCGAAGCGAAAGTGGGTCCGAAAGGAAGGCCAACGGAGTGGGGTTGGCTGGAAAGTGGAATCTCCGTCTCTCTTGTGGATGAAGGTGGGGGcatggtggtcgatgccaaccGAGTTTTCCATCGTATTGTATAATCATTAACCGCAGTGAGTTAGGAAGAGAGGTTGGAGCAGGGTTACCGTTGGGAGGCACCGGAAACAATCCCCCCATTGTAGTATCACCGTAACAAATCATATTTAAATGAAGTTACTGCATGAAAATATATGAATCTGTGAGTGTACTACCACTGAGAGCCTTTTATCCGTGTAAATTTACACCCGTTTTCGGTTTATCCGGGCTACACGGAAATGACAGCTTCAAATACAATTTGACAGATCAGCTACAAAACTGATGATGACAAAGAGTAAATACTTGATGCATTATTGTTACCTACAGCATGTAAGAAGCagaaatcattttaattatgtAGTTTAATATTCGCAATAATATACCACAAAgcgtttttttatatattggATTTAAATTTCTCTAAGTTGAACTTGGAAGTTGAACAAAGACTCATCTATTGACTTAAAGTTAAAGCTCATTTAATATATCTTGTAGAATATGAACTTGGTTGTGCTTGCTCCACGAAGACATCCATCATGCAATAAAGCTCTGCAGGTATACTTCTACTTGATAAGATTCGAATAACATTGAGTTACCTTCCAAAATTACCCCTAAGATCGCCTCAGCACAAGATGCTGACGAAGCCTCATTGAGTCATCACGCTGGATTCGTGTACTGTAAATGGGGGAGATCTATCTCAAGAAGTGTCAACAGACGCGTCTGCTTCCGCTGTAAAATCAACAAGAGGACTCTAAGATCCTGTAATCAATCactgtttaatttattttctggAGTACTACTAACTACCATTCTATCTTGTAGCTCAAAATTAGTTCAAGATTGACGTAGTTTACTTAGACTGAGCCAAACGCTGTTCAAACCACACGTACCAAACCACGTCCGATCGAATCAGAgatcattttttatttaaaattgagAGCAGGCAGCAGACTATGCCATAATCCGACGAGTTGTTAAACTATATGTGTacttttgctgttgtatttTCGAGTCTTGAATGACAGAACAAATTACTTACTTTCCGTAGTCTTGCGCCATAAAAAAATTCTCTGAATAGTTTAACATATTACGATAGTGTTAATAATTGCAGTAacttttaatataaaataactaTTAAGAAGAACAgttaaatattaacaaaatatataaataactAAGGATTCCTTCCCTATATTTGGTAGCTTATAGCACAACATCTaaggaaaaatgtaaataattggtctaaaatcctttttttgtcacataaggAAGAGAAAGGAAGTCTaaggaaattcgagttacgccgGATTTTTCCTGGGTTGTAGTGGTCCACTGTAGTAGTAACAGTCTCGCAATTGTCCGAACAATGGAAGCGCTATAAAACACATGTTCCTTTTACCCGTGATGTCGGGTAATCCGGCTTTCGTAGTGTCCCGATAAGCGTTCCGTTGCATTTGTGCAAATTACACggcaaaatcaaataaataacgcATACAACTCAGCGTACTTTGACATCCCCCCAACCGAAAGCACTAAAAACCCGATTGCACATAATCAATCATTGTGCCACTTAGTGTTTTGTGCAATAATTTTATTCCATCTGTATTGCTCATCGCTCTGAACGCATTTTCTGTTCGTTTTCGTGCTGACCGTAGAGGGGTTAAGTGCATCGGAGTGCACGGAATGAAGAGCGCCACCAATCATGCCACCGTTCCACCACGTGCTAGACCGTCCCTGAACTGTAGCTGCACGAAAACAGAGAAGCGAAACATAATAGGAAAGCTCCGCGCCGAAGATGCAATGCGGAGATGAGCGCATGAAATAATGGGAGAAGAAAGTGGTCGTGAAAAACGAAAGGGCAAAACAGGGCCCGGGCTCGGTCCCCACGCGTTCCCCCCTTAGGCGTTTGGTTTTCTAAGCGCCCGACGGTGACGGAACGGAATCGGATGACCGGGGGGGTTATTTTTGCGAGGAAAGGCATTGGGAAACGTGTGGAAACGAGTGGTTCTGCCGCGCATGTAGAGCTTTTTACGGCAATTACACCTTCCCCCGTTTGATTGCGAATGAAATCGAAAGGGAGACATGGGCTGCCCATTCGTCTAGGGTTTGCTGGCACACCTGAAGGGTCTTTGGGGTTTCCACTCCCCACATCAGGGTCTCGGTTGGTCTCGCTTCCTGCTTCGCCTTAGTTGGCATGGCGCACGATGTGCTAAGATAAACACAACCGCGCTCTGTGCGATGGGTGTGCGGACGAGGAAGAGAGAACGAAActtcaggttttttttgtgttgttttcttgcGGTCTGTACACCCTTGCAGACAAATCGCCCGTCCAACCCGCCGAGGGCTCCAATTTGAAGTCAATTCCGTCTTCCGCCTTCCAGGCGAATTGCCATCCATTTTGCACGTCACGTCAAACTTCGATACATGCagtgaaaatgaaagtgaatcAAAGTGGTCCCCCCCCAACAAGGGGGTGCCCTTGTTCGCCGGAGCTGCCGGATTCACCAACGGCCAGGCTCCCGCGCCAAATGTCGCACGTGTGACGCTCAATTTCTTGTGCCGCTTCCATGGTTGCGCGAGTTTCCTGCATGATGCTACCCGGTTACATATTTGAACTCAATTTCATTCAACTCCCCCCGGAAGGTGTGAAGCCCGCGTGATCGAACGATCGAGTTTTCGGCACCACATTGTGAGGAGGCGCAgccatttctttcgtttttttttttgggtgcgaTCTTGCCCGAGGAAATGGGTTtcggaatttacgatcaaGCCGCATATCTGCGCCGTTTTCGCCGATGAGGTAAGAGTTGACATTTAGCGAGGTGACATTAAACGGTTGAGCTAATAGTGATGCGGACCTGGACGGTTCGGGTCGTAAAGTTCCTCTAAATCTATTGTGCTGTATTACAAGCA
The Anopheles moucheti chromosome 2, idAnoMoucSN_F20_07, whole genome shotgun sequence genome window above contains:
- the LOC128310189 gene encoding gamma-tubulin complex component 6, with the translated sequence MHSDSVYRLVDELVESIGQQYRARVDVKTVKKCKSRAFGILLGKADAVSGGVEQTVPTTVTECVPSDPLAMLECHHFEMQITSRYRYQIERCERFGRLLDQIRTLQPNGGPELHDTERTLLQFLLSLKNSSTDCSDILAESPFFGHSKMPAARYGPYPIFLPEDFRMDERLLTGCYDQKANPYLFRTTHGVFTTNIANIMAKEADRQDPLPVECSYFSDKMASLGHYQGPFRYNLLRAIRQTTAEPYELFTNFDIVNVGKRERAIKEESLIFGMNWENLGQRYIPGEKPFASECPGALFRFTAAQENALGHKLPEIKVVSRLNFIRDIKFLITGVSSSLFQFDESNRFRALANITIEDVKIESIQTFINQALVIGTCFRRLLMMTRKNPYTLELIMEGFVFRAFCESVENFLCCYRVLVNSYAGESLLQLLQMLSPANEQLLSMAKLCSLHPGNESDREFPTGSLLLDHLYRELIQITQPSVSVFLLATLRRCCLEYFAIFQRWLFHGQLHDPSGELFVLFVDHYRSNTKHFFDKAYFIRRKSVPGFLKGYAEDILLCGKYVMLLRAFRPLHPLFTLRHPELNVCLSFDEISKLRSKWLRYVAQARQLCGPAVSVRELYETKQSERVEFYRLVEENFRTYMDQWRVEQETEAQEQKRRKQKQMEDLLDHLNEIRENKLMAKRKELQDELQLEQDRLEMENKQLLRENLELTDRVKKYTALNTMMDAKQVGLQAATVELNIVPVVTITTDGTDGASDEPPFQSCRDSRASTASVSIYEDAQKSPSLSVDSSPYGADSTSSCSSAAKGDLSTSGAEYHDCTVVEGPIVPKLDTATSTMLDSDRINCNLPMVETAMSEGERNRAKVLGSTVGAYLNEDHANANVEQLVVATASAGLRKLTEAQRNKLKILSQEFEIAPPEDAIGMDVNSNRLAERRKNRERILISDYTSRVETNVGPPVGQGEGQELTELQKNRRKIMSQEYNLLTDRGAPDGTIGRDPNQKPTMYLNLDSDRARNRRRILESEFNIATGAENFPASPMSVDSDTVDESTSPSVAMIAGTEPELQQDVNANPVTQKVGGLKLDVLAAADAAERFAIDRRFGIPDTAALALETPVSAMKATGEPADGLDGGFDFTRAKALERREGSSACTSLVPASAVVSTEEPQVEEEDDEIYREFVLAMKKQSANFCRLAIPSTEESEPERDSKGEALENELNSVDVLTITRFLQYSLVIPLKAHMEIVNNEILKMYLYDLDILGHFESLRNYFLLMDGEFSTHICDNLFNRLETVRTPEELLNYQTLHSILDGALYSSNAGTDGNANRLSFIVSQVPEKFDLYSPNVFSMLNLSYRVEWPLNLIFSMETIEQYTNVFKYLVKVRRVSYVLEDSFQLLKEASKRVGKPLLHSPQYARVQLIRHKLSHLVNALKNYITSSALHASWEAFREDLQDSTETMEDLFRKHRTYLKRVIFLCLLNRRSIEFYNNIEQIFRVVLRFYRHLRSKEWRLQEPPVTGGMQYYVHPRYRQILDDELDFEKLIKYTIFLGNKMYDHGYQKEISEFLHVININGYYDDVKPVVS